The genomic stretch ATATATAAAATCATTGTAAAAAAGAATATACCGTCAATCATGCCAAATATTGCACGTCATATAATATATCTTCAAAAAAAATCTTCAAATTACCATTACTCATAAGAccatcccctatatactaaaagaataggaaAAACTTCAAGTTATCCCGCCTAAAGCACATTTCCTATTTTGATAAAATTTCTTATTTACTTCCCTATTTTGATATAATCCCTTATTTAAAATTTGTCTCTaagatttttgtgataaaaaaatCCGTTCTTTATATGCTAAATCGTACCTAACAGATATGCTAATAAaaaatttcattaattttgtttaaaaatatacacatttcatgacattactcaattttttggattagttttatatttaattttttctttctaaaaataaaaaattctataaataccgcgcattcattgcgcgggatctaaattAGTTTATTATTAACCAAGTTGGTTTGGTATGGTAGTTATTGACCTCGTTCCTTAATCATGAAATAAGAAATTTGATTTCTATTAATGAGAATAATTCAAATTTCTTGATCACTTGTTTATGTCTCCGTAAGAGAATCAAATGAGGAGGGAACTTAATAGAGCCGTTAGGCTCCATGATATTGCCAGTCAACCCACATCCCATATACACAGCAAGGATTATTATTTCCTCAAGGAAATAATTACACATTCTGTAATTATCGTAAATATAGCTGTTAGCTTTATTCTTCCCGTAAATAACCTTATTCTTTCATATGTATAAATAGCTTGAGAAACATCCTTGTAAACACAGTGAATACAATACAATTCTTATATACTTTGGTATGGTGTAATTTCTAATATGGTATCAGGTTTCCAAGGTTTTCAATCACGATAAAATCGACACATAAACTCGTTCTCTTTAATTCTCATTCGAAACCATGACGAATCCTGAACAATCAGTCCCCGAACAAAAATCCTCTACTTCGTACTCTCTGGTACCTATCAAAAACCCCGGTGCGAACATCACCACCGTTGTTTTCACAGGGAAAAATTACGACGATTGGGCTCGGTGTCTCCGTCTAGCTCTTCTCGCAAAGGGAAAGCTGGACTATATTGACGGCACCATCTCCCAACCTCCCGAAACCGATCCCGATTTCAAAACTTGGCGATCTGCCAATGCCCTAGTTTCTGCCTGGATCTTCAATTCCATTGATCCGGACCTGCGTACGTCAATTACCTTGCAAGACAACGCCACTCAATTATGGGCCGACATCAAGCAACGATTCACCGTGGTAAATGCTACTTATATATTTAAATTAGAATCCGATATTAATGCTTGTAAACAGGGCCCAACCGAATCCGTCATGACATATTACGGTCGTATGAAGAAACTGTGGAGCGACCTCATCACCAATGATGCCTTCCCAACGTGTTCTTGCAATCCTTGTAAGTGCAATCTCCTTACGCTTCTTGGCAGATATCGTGAGAACAAACGGGTACGTTCCTTTCTTATGGGTCTCGCTTCTCGTTATGCAACTCTTCGTTCTCATATTCTTGCGACCGAACCTCTGCCCAATTTGAATCAAATTTACAGCCGTCTTCTTTCAAGAAGAGGGCATGCGTACCACTCTCGATTCCACAAAGTCTGAACCGCGGCCTGACCCAATGATTTTTGCTACCCGAGTTCAGTCTGGGCCTAACGGGTGTTCCTGCCAACTCGAATTTAAGCAATGTCAATCCTACCGAGCTCGCCGAAATCGTGAAATGGTGGCAGTCACAAAAACAGTCTGCCGAAGGACAACTCAATGGTAATATCTCTGTCCCTATCTCCTCTTGGATTATAGATACCGGTGATTCCCACCACATGTCGGGAAGTTTAACGCATTTTTCGAACCTTCGTACTATTGCACCCCTGTCCG from Silene latifolia isolate original U9 population chromosome 2, ASM4854445v1, whole genome shotgun sequence encodes the following:
- the LOC141641366 gene encoding uncharacterized protein LOC141641366; amino-acid sequence: MTNPEQSVPEQKSSTSYSLVPIKNPGANITTVVFTGKNYDDWARCLRLALLAKGKLDYIDGTISQPPETDPDFKTWRSANALVSAWIFNSIDPDLRTSITLQDNATQLWADIKQRFTVVNATYIFKLESDINACKQGPTESVMTYYGRMKKLWSDLITNDAFPTCSCNPCKCNLLTLLGRYRENKRVRSFLMGLASRYATLRSHILATEPLPNLNQIYSRLLSRRGHAYHSRFHKV